In Gammaproteobacteria bacterium, the following proteins share a genomic window:
- the prpB gene encoding methylisocitrate lyase: MAQSDSAGARFWSALDAERPLQVVGAINAYCALLAERAGFKALYLSGAGVANASFGLPDLGITSLNDVCEDIRRITGATRLPLLVDADTGWGAAFNIQRTVREMIRAGAAGLHIEDQVAAKRCGHRPGKELVDATEMGDRIKSAVDGRTDPKFVIMARTDAHGVEGQQAAVERALKYVAAGADMIFAEALTTLDEYRQFTQAVKVPVLANITEFGKTPLFTTTELAEAGVRLALYPLSAFRTMSKAAELTYTTIRKQGTQQKILDWMQTRDQLYDVLNYLSYEKKLDELFKK; encoded by the coding sequence ATGGCCCAGTCTGATTCCGCCGGCGCTCGTTTCTGGTCAGCGCTCGATGCCGAGCGCCCCTTGCAGGTGGTGGGCGCGATCAATGCCTATTGCGCGCTGCTGGCGGAACGGGCCGGCTTCAAAGCGCTGTATCTCTCGGGCGCGGGCGTGGCCAACGCCTCCTTCGGCCTGCCGGATCTCGGCATCACCTCGCTCAACGACGTGTGCGAAGACATCCGGCGCATCACCGGCGCGACGCGCCTGCCGCTGCTGGTGGACGCAGACACCGGCTGGGGCGCAGCCTTCAACATCCAGCGCACGGTGCGCGAGATGATCCGCGCCGGCGCCGCCGGCCTGCACATCGAGGACCAGGTGGCGGCCAAGCGCTGTGGTCATCGTCCCGGCAAGGAGCTGGTGGATGCAACCGAGATGGGCGACCGCATCAAGTCCGCCGTGGACGGCCGCACGGATCCGAAGTTCGTCATCATGGCACGCACCGACGCGCACGGTGTCGAAGGGCAGCAGGCGGCGGTGGAGCGTGCGTTGAAGTACGTCGCCGCCGGCGCCGACATGATTTTTGCCGAGGCGTTGACCACGCTGGACGAGTACCGGCAATTTACCCAGGCCGTAAAAGTTCCGGTACTCGCCAACATCACCGAATTTGGCAAGACGCCCTTGTTTACGACCACGGAATTGGCGGAGGCCGGTGTGCGTCTCGCGCTTTATCCCCTGTCCGCATTCCGCACCATGAGCAAGGCGGCGGAGCTGACCTACACCACCATTCGCAAACAGGGCACGCAGCAGAAGATCCTCGACTGGATGCAGACGCGTGACCAGCTTTACGACGTACTGAATTATCTGAGCTACGAAAAAAAGCTCGACGAGCTGTTCAAAAAGTAG
- a CDS encoding oxidoreductase: MNKPFTAYRIHQDGTRISARFEQLTLDQLAPGEVVIQAQYSSVNYKDALAATGQGRILRRFPLVGGIDVAGVVASSVDRRFKKGDKVLVTGCGLGEDHDGGYAEYVRAKSAWVIPLPKGLSTHTAMMLGTAGFTAALAIHKLEHNGVKPKGGPVVVTGATGGVGSLAVNMLAKRGYEVVAVTGKRDAQDYLRQLGVSSILLRDEISYGSKPLERIQWQGAVDNVGGEMLAWLTRSVGWWGSIASIGLAGSAELRTTVMPFILRGVNLLGINSMATPRALRLKIWQRLATDLKPPKLKLVAGTPIPFDDLPRTFSQVLEGRHRGRIVVKIA; encoded by the coding sequence ATGAATAAACCGTTTACCGCCTACCGCATTCATCAGGACGGCACACGCATCAGCGCGCGCTTCGAACAACTGACTCTGGATCAGCTCGCGCCGGGCGAAGTCGTCATCCAGGCGCAGTATTCCAGCGTCAATTACAAGGATGCGCTCGCGGCCACCGGTCAGGGCAGGATTCTCAGGCGCTTTCCTCTGGTGGGCGGCATTGACGTGGCCGGCGTGGTGGCGTCCTCCGTGGATCGCCGCTTCAAGAAAGGCGACAAGGTGCTGGTCACCGGCTGCGGTCTGGGCGAAGACCATGATGGCGGCTATGCGGAATACGTACGCGCCAAGAGCGCGTGGGTGATTCCGCTTCCCAAGGGGCTCAGCACGCACACGGCCATGATGCTCGGCACCGCCGGTTTCACCGCCGCGCTCGCCATCCACAAACTGGAGCACAACGGTGTCAAACCGAAAGGCGGGCCGGTGGTCGTCACCGGTGCCACGGGCGGCGTGGGTTCGCTGGCCGTGAACATGCTTGCCAAACGCGGCTATGAAGTGGTGGCCGTCACCGGCAAGCGCGACGCGCAGGATTATCTGCGACAGCTGGGCGTGTCTTCGATCCTGCTGCGCGATGAGATCAGCTACGGCAGCAAGCCGCTGGAGCGTATCCAGTGGCAGGGCGCGGTGGACAACGTCGGTGGCGAAATGCTCGCCTGGCTCACGCGCAGCGTCGGCTGGTGGGGCAGCATTGCCAGCATCGGTCTTGCCGGCAGCGCCGAACTGCGCACCACGGTGATGCCTTTCATCCTGCGCGGCGTGAATCTGCTCGGCATCAATTCCATGGCCACACCGCGGGCGCTGCGCCTCAAGATCTGGCAACGCCTCGCCACCGATCTCAAGCCACCCAAACTCAAACTCGTCGCCGGCACCCCCATTCCCTTCGATGACTTGCCCAGGACTTTTAGCCAGGTGCTTGAAGGCCGTCACCGCGGCCGGATCGTGGTAAAAATTGCCTAA
- a CDS encoding type II toxin-antitoxin system RelE/ParE family toxin, which produces MASYKLVIKKSVAKDLRPIPNRDVERILARIHLLIDDPRPQGAEKLSGEEKYRLRQGRYRIIYTINDAEVCVVVVKVGHRREMYRR; this is translated from the coding sequence ATGGCAAGCTATAAGCTGGTCATCAAGAAATCCGTTGCCAAAGACCTGCGCCCCATTCCCAACCGAGACGTTGAACGCATTCTGGCCCGCATTCATTTGCTGATCGACGACCCACGGCCGCAAGGGGCCGAGAAACTGAGCGGCGAAGAAAAATATCGCCTGCGTCAGGGCCGTTACCGGATTATCTACACGATAAACGACGCCGAAGTCTGCGTGGTAGTGGTGAAAGTAGGCCATCGTCGCGAAATGTATCGTCGCTGA
- a CDS encoding CopG family transcriptional regulator: protein MSETIRATVYLDSDLHRALRIKAAGAHRPVSELVNELVRQALAEDQEDLAAFEERVAEPTMSYEQLLKDLKAHGKL, encoded by the coding sequence ATGAGCGAAACTATCCGCGCCACTGTGTATCTGGATTCGGACCTGCACCGCGCCCTGCGCATAAAGGCGGCGGGTGCCCACCGGCCGGTCTCCGAACTGGTGAACGAGCTGGTGCGTCAGGCACTGGCTGAGGACCAGGAGGACTTGGCGGCATTTGAGGAACGTGTCGCGGAGCCGACCATGAGCTACGAGCAATTGCTCAAGGACCTCAAGGCGCATGGCAAGCTATAA